GCGGTTCTCGATGAGCCAGTGGACCTCGTCCAGGAGCGCCGGCACCTTCTGCACCTCGTCGATCACAACGACGGGCCGGCCCGGGATGGCCAGCAGCTCTTCCCGCAGCCGGGCCGGCCGCTGAGCGTAGCGAGCGAAGTCGTCGGTCTTGAGCAGATCGATCCAGATGGCCCCGGGGTAGGTGGCCCGCAGGAGCGAGCTCTTGCCCGTCTGGCGGGGTCCCCAGAGGAAGAAGGAGTGCTCGGGATCCGGGGCCAGGGCCAGTCGTCTCTGAAACATGTACTTTACTTTATCATGATAAAGACAGGCTTAACCTTCGATGCGTCGATCCGTGCGGCTGCCGAGTCAGCCGCGGCCAGAGGCGGTGCTCCGCCCCCGGATTCGGACTCCGAGGCCGCGGCCATCCAGAGTAAGATGGGCGCGTGCCCGCGGCTCGACAGGTTCCCGGGTCTGGCGCCCCCCTCCCCCCCGAGCCGCTGGACTTCCGAGCGTGAGACTGAGGATAAGGGTCCCATGAAGATCACCGGGGTCGAGGCCATCCCGCTCGCGATCCCCCTCAGGCCCATGACGCCGCCCTCGGCGTGGACGGATGGCGTGCGGAAACAGATCGTGGTGCGGGTGAAGACGGACGCAGGCCTGCTGGGCCTCGGCGAGGCCTTCGCCTACGGCGCGCCGCTCGCCGTCTGCAACGTGATCGCCGAGAGCCTGGCGCCGATGCTCATCGGCCAGGACCCCGCGCGGATCGAGGCGCTGGCGGACCTCATGCACCGAGGCACGATGATCTACGGGCGCCGCGGGCTCGCCATGTTCGCCATCAGTGGCGTCGAGATCGCGCTGTGGGATCTCCTGGGCAAGGTCCGCGGCGCGCCCGTGTACGAGCTGCTCGGCGGGGCCACGCGGCCGCGGCTGCCCGTCTACGCGAGCCTCATGCGCTACGACTCCCCGGAGGAGGTGGCGCAGGCCTGCCGGCACTACGCGGCGCGGGGTTTCACCATGCTCAAGCTGCATCAGACGGATGTACTCTCCGTGCGCGCGGCGCGGCAGGCCGTCGGTGACGGCGTCGATCTCATGCTCGACACCAATTGCCCGTGGACGCCGGACGAGGCCATCGCCATGGCCCGCGCGCTCGAGCCCTGCCGGCTCTTCTGGCTGGAGGAGCCGGTGTGGCCGCCCGAGGATTACCGCGGCCTCGCCCGCGTGGCCCGCGCCACCGAGACGCCCATCGCCTCGGGAGAGAACGAGTCCACGCTCTACGGTTTCCGCGAGCTCATCGACGCCGGTGCCGCCGACATCCTCCAGCCGAGCATCACCAAGGTGGGCGGCATCTCGGAGTTCAGGAAGATCGCCGCGCTGGCCCAGGCGGCGAATCTCCCCATCGCCCCGCATTCCTTCTACGTGGGGCCCGGGCTGGCGGCCACGCTCCACGTGGCGGCGGCCCTAGGCGGCGCCATGCCGGTGGAGTTCCCCACCGGCGAGCACGAGACACCCTTCCTCACGAAGCCCATCGTGGCCCGTGACGGCCACGTCGAGGCCCCGGCGGGCCCGGGCCTCGGCGTCGAGATCAACGCGGAGGCGCTCCGGCGCTATCCCTACTCAACGGGCGGCGCCGAGCCCTTCGTCCTTCACCGCTGATCGGGCGCGCCGATCCGAACCTCCCCACGCGGGAACGGTGGCGCGGCGCGGAGCGCGAACAGGACTGGCAGCCTTCAGGGCCAGCGGCGACGATGGCGCGCTGCTCGAGCGGGTCCTCGGCGAGGAATCCGAGTTCAACGAGATCATCTGCTTCGGACGGATCCGCGAGCTGGCCGGCGGGCACGGCCTCGCGTGAGACATCGCTGACCGACCTTTGCTGGACGCCCCCGGCGCCTCTGGAAGCCCCCGTTTGCCCGATTTCCCGGGCCGCATAGTCGTTCGCACTACGAGAATGAGCCCGATGGCACATGGACCCGGCCGAATGTCCGACTAAGATTCGCTGAGAGGATCAAGGTTCCGCTGAGAGGACCAATGACCCAGGTCGGGACGAGGCAGCCAAACGTCATCCAGACGATCGCCAGAGCCGTCGATGTCCTGTACTGGCTGGCCGGGAACCCGCGGCCCGTGAAGCTCTCCGAGATCTCCCGGCACTTCCACCTGAGCAAGGCCGTCGCCCATCGCCTGCTCGCCACGCTCGAGGGGAAGGCTCTCGTCAGCAGGAACCCGCGCGACCGCCTCTACTCGCTCGGCGGCGGCATCGCGACGCTGGCCTCGAGCCTGCTCTACCGAGGCGACCTCGTCTCCCGCAGCCAGGAGGCGATGCAGCGGCTGTGGGAAGCACTCGGCGAGACAGTCAGCCTCAACATCCGGATCGACTTCCAACGCTTCTGCGTGTCCCAGCTCGAGAGCCCCCGGTCGCTGCGCTACACGCTGCCGCTAGGCACGCCGCTGCCGCTGTACTGCGGCGCGATCGGGAAGACGCTCCTCGCGATGATGGCCGGCGAGGAGATCGAGCGCTATCTCGAGGTGACCCCGCTCGTCCGGTTGGGCCCGAACACGCCCCTGGATCCGACGCGGCTCAGGGAGGAGCTCCGGGACATCCGGGGCCGCGGGTACGCCACCGCCCTGGAGGAGACGGGCCCCGGCGGCGGGGGCGTCGCCGCCCCGATCCTCGACGTCGGCCACCAGTGCGTCGCCGCCCTCGGCGTTTTCGCCCCGGTCAGCCGCATTCCAGTGGAACGACTTCGCGAGATGGGCGAGCTCGTGCTCCGCGAGGCGCGGGCGATCTCCGAGCGCCTCGGGTACCTCACGGCGCCCGCGACGCCACGCGAAGCGTCCCGCGGGCCCGACCCGAGGCTGCCGAACATCCAACCGAGCGTGGGAGCGAGTCATGAATCGACTGCACGTTGACAGGGTCGTATCGCTCGAGGTCCTCGTTGCCGGCGGAGGCGGCGCCGCCGCCCGGGCCGCCGTCGCGGCCGCCCAGCACGGCGCCCGAACGGGTCTGGCGGTGAAGGGCGCCGTGGGCCGCTGCGGGAGCACGGCGGTCGCCTTCGGGGAGATCACGCAGTACGCTGCCGCCACCGAGCCCAACGATTCCCCCGAGCAGCACTTCCAGGACACCGTCCGGGCGGGCAAGGGGCTCTGCGACGAGCGGCTGGCCCGGGTCTTGGCCGAGGAGGCCCCGTTGAGGCTGCGCGACCTCGTCGAGTGGGGCGTGAAGTTCGAGCGCCTCGGCGACAAGATTGCCACGACCCAGGGGTTCGCCCACCGGGTCTATCGGGGGCTCGCGCTCGAGCTGGGGCTCGAGCGGAGCCTGCTCGTCCCCATCCTCCGCCAGATCCGCGCCCGCGACATCCCCGTGTTCGAGCACGTCATGATCGCCCGGATCCTGGTCGACGGGGGCCGCGTCGTCGGCGCCCTCGGGATCGACACGAAGGCCCGGGAGGTAGTCCTCTTCAGCACGCCGGCGGTGGTCCTCGCGGTCGGGGGGGCGCACGAGCTGTACGCGACGAGTGCGACATCGGGCGAGATGACGGGCGACGGCTACGCGATGGCGGAGGAGGTGGGCGGGGAGTTCGTCAACATGGAGTTCGTGCAGATGGGCCCCTGCGCCTTCCGGCCTCCGTACACCGCCATGGCCAAGCCGCTCTGGAGCCTCGAGCCCCGGCTCACCAACGCCCGCGGCGAGGAGTTCCTTGACCGTTACCTCCCGAAGGACGTCAGCCGGCACGACTTCTTCCAGACGGTCGAGTTCCCGTTCACCGTTCATACCATCGGGCGGTTCCTGGCGATCGCCACCGCCAGCGAGGTTCTCGCCGGCCGCGGGACGAAGCGCGGAGGGGTCTTCTGCGACCTCACGCACCTCGGCGCCAGGACCATCCAGGATCGGATCCCGTTCACGCACCGCTTCTACCGCAGCCACGGCGTCGACCTGGCGAAGCACCGCGTGGAGTATGCGATCGCGGCGCACTGCTTCCACGGCGGCGTGAGGATCAATGAGCGGTGCGAGACGAGTGTGCCGGGCCTCTACGCGGCGGGCGAGACCGCTGGCGGCCTGCGGGGCCCACAGCGTCCGGCCGGCAACTCGCTCGCCGAGGGCCAGGTCTTCGGGTATCGGGCGGGGAAGTTCGCCGCCGTCCACGCCAGGGACGCCGGGGTCCCCGAGGGGAAGCGGACGGCGGCGCTCGGCCGGCAGTCGCCCCTCTGGCCTTATCCCGCGCCCCGCGACGGCCTCGCAATTCTCTCCCTCAAGCGCAAGATCCAGCGCCTCATGTCGGAGAACGCGATGGTCGTCAAGAACGCGGCCACGCTGGAGGTCGCCTTGTCCGGCCTCGAGCAGATCGAGAAGGAGGACCTCCCGCGCCTGCCGGTCACGCGCGAGAGCCTCGCCCGCGCCGTCGCCGTCAAGAACCTCGTCAGGGTCGGTCGGCGCATCGTCGAGGCGTCCATCGCGCGCAAGGAAAGCCTGGGCGGGTTCTACCGCGACGACTACCCCGTCCGCGATGCGTAGGAACGTCACGAGACCCCCTCGTGACAGGGCTGGAGAGGAGGATGATATGAGACGGTTTCGGGTAACAGGGCTGCTCGCGCTCACCGTGCTGATCGTGGCGCTCGTCCTGGGCGCGCCCGCCGGTGCCGTCGCCCAGGCCAAAGTCGAGATCCACTACTGGACCTACTTCGACCCGGCGGGCAAGGACGCCAACTCCGTGGCGCAGGCGGAGTTCATTCGCAAGTTCCACGAGAAGAACCCCGACATCAAGGTCGTCATGGACTTTGTGCCCTGGCAGAAGCTTGACGAGCTGCTGCACCAGTCGGTGGCGGCGGGCAAGGGGCCCGACGTGGTCGGGGTCTACAACATGCGCCTCCTCCAGCACCTCGAGGCCGGGAACCTGATCCCGCTGGACGAGTACGCGCGCGAACTGGCGTCCGAGAAGGGCGACTTCCTCGCCTGGGAGGGGACCGTCTGGCAGGGGAAGAAGTGGGCGTTCTTCCGGGAGATCCTGGTCGAGATGCTCTTCGTGCGAAGGGACCTGGTGACGGCGGCGGGGGCGCCGTTCCCGCCGCGGACCTGGAAGCAGGTGGCGCAGGCGTCGGCGGCGATCACGAAGGAGCCCATGTGGGGGATCATGATCCCTCTGTCCAAGAAGCAGCTCGCCAACCGCCTCATGGCGTTCTTCACCTATTACCTCTGGGGCGAGGAGGGGAACCTCGTCGACGCCAACGGTCGCGCCGCCTTCAACTCCAAGGCGGGTGTCGAGGCGTTCGAGTATCTCCGCGACTTGGTCGACAAGCGCAGGTCCATGCCCAAGAGTGTCGTCTCCCTCTCCTCGGAGGACGCGACGATGGCCATGGCCAACGGCACCGCGGGGATGATGATCCAGAACCTCCAGCGGGTGCCGAGGGTCCGCGAGGGCAAGGGCATCGGGATGAACGTCGTGGTGGTCCCCGTGCCGTCCAACAACCCCAGCAAGCCGGCGCCCGCGCTGGTGGGCGGCTACGTGCTGGGCATCTCGAAGTCCTCGAAGCACCCCCGGGAGGCGTGGCGCTTCATCAAGCACGCGGTGAGCGGGGAGGCGCAGCTCGTCCGGGCCAAGCTCGCCCAGAGCATGCCCACGCGGCGCTCGGTGTACGACGACCCCTTCTTCGCCACCGAGCAGGCGGACGTCATCCGGGCGGCGCGGGAGTTCACCGAGAAGGGCGTCAAGCCGTTCATGTTCCCCAGCGGCTACCAGGTGATGGCCGACGCCCTCGCCGACGCCGTGCAGAACGTCATGCTCTACAACGCGCCCATCAAGGCGGAGCTCGACAGGGCGGCCGCCCGGTACAACGCCGAGGTCAAGAAATAGCCTTGCCCCTCGCCCTCGACGAGTCGGTTCGCCGCGCGCCGATCCTCGCCGCGACCGCCCGACAGCGGCGCAGGCAGCGGGAGATCTTCCCTCTCTCGCTCCTCGCGCCGGCGGTGCTCCTGGTGAGCCTGGTCAGCGTGCTGCCGATCGTCTACGCGATCGACGTGAGCCTCTACAGGACCTTCTACCTCAAGCGCGTGGAGTTCATCGGCCTCGCCAACTACCTCGAACTGCTCCGCGACCCGGCGTTCCTGAACAACCTCGTGCGCTCCCTCCTCTTCGTCTTTGGCTCGCTCGCTCTCGCCATGCCGCTGGCGACGGTCCTCGCGCTGGTCCTGAACCAGGACCTCCGCGCCCGCACGCTCTTCAGGACGATCATCGTGCTGCCGTGGATCATGACGCAGGTCGTCGTCGCGCTGCTGTGGGCCTGGCTCTACAACATGGAGTACGGGCCGCTGAACTACATCATCCGGGGCCTGGGCTTCGGCGCCATCGAGTTCCTGTCCGACCCGGGCACCTCGATGCTCTCGCTGATCGTCGCCAACGTCTGGCGCTCCTTCCCCTTCCCGATGGTCCTCGTCCTGGCCGCGCTGCAGGGGGTGCCCCTGGAGGTGTACGAGGCGGCCTGGACGGACGGCGCCTCGACCATCGCCTGCTTCTTCCGGATCACGCTACCCCTCATCGCCTCGACGCTCCTCATCACGACGATCGTCCTCTCGCTCCAGTACTTCAACCTGGTCACCCTCATCCTGGTGCTCACGGCGGGGGGGCCGGCGCGGGCGACAGAGACGCTCTCGCTTCGCACGTTCAACGAGGGCTTCGGGTACTTTCACGTGGGCCTGGCGTCAGCGATCTCCGTCGTCATCTTCCTCCTGAACATCGTCTTCAGTCTGCTCTACATGAAGGTCCTCAGGGGCGACGAGGGGGCGTGAGGGCG
The sequence above is a segment of the Candidatus Rokuibacteriota bacterium genome. Coding sequences within it:
- a CDS encoding mandelate racemase/muconate lactonizing enzyme family protein; the encoded protein is MKITGVEAIPLAIPLRPMTPPSAWTDGVRKQIVVRVKTDAGLLGLGEAFAYGAPLAVCNVIAESLAPMLIGQDPARIEALADLMHRGTMIYGRRGLAMFAISGVEIALWDLLGKVRGAPVYELLGGATRPRLPVYASLMRYDSPEEVAQACRHYAARGFTMLKLHQTDVLSVRAARQAVGDGVDLMLDTNCPWTPDEAIAMARALEPCRLFWLEEPVWPPEDYRGLARVARATETPIASGENESTLYGFRELIDAGAADILQPSITKVGGISEFRKIAALAQAANLPIAPHSFYVGPGLAATLHVAAALGGAMPVEFPTGEHETPFLTKPIVARDGHVEAPAGPGLGVEINAEALRRYPYSTGGAEPFVLHR
- a CDS encoding IclR family transcriptional regulator gives rise to the protein MTQVGTRQPNVIQTIARAVDVLYWLAGNPRPVKLSEISRHFHLSKAVAHRLLATLEGKALVSRNPRDRLYSLGGGIATLASSLLYRGDLVSRSQEAMQRLWEALGETVSLNIRIDFQRFCVSQLESPRSLRYTLPLGTPLPLYCGAIGKTLLAMMAGEEIERYLEVTPLVRLGPNTPLDPTRLREELRDIRGRGYATALEETGPGGGGVAAPILDVGHQCVAALGVFAPVSRIPVERLREMGELVLREARAISERLGYLTAPATPREASRGPDPRLPNIQPSVGASHESTAR
- a CDS encoding FAD-binding protein translates to MNRLHVDRVVSLEVLVAGGGGAAARAAVAAAQHGARTGLAVKGAVGRCGSTAVAFGEITQYAAATEPNDSPEQHFQDTVRAGKGLCDERLARVLAEEAPLRLRDLVEWGVKFERLGDKIATTQGFAHRVYRGLALELGLERSLLVPILRQIRARDIPVFEHVMIARILVDGGRVVGALGIDTKAREVVLFSTPAVVLAVGGAHELYATSATSGEMTGDGYAMAEEVGGEFVNMEFVQMGPCAFRPPYTAMAKPLWSLEPRLTNARGEEFLDRYLPKDVSRHDFFQTVEFPFTVHTIGRFLAIATASEVLAGRGTKRGGVFCDLTHLGARTIQDRIPFTHRFYRSHGVDLAKHRVEYAIAAHCFHGGVRINERCETSVPGLYAAGETAGGLRGPQRPAGNSLAEGQVFGYRAGKFAAVHARDAGVPEGKRTAALGRQSPLWPYPAPRDGLAILSLKRKIQRLMSENAMVVKNAATLEVALSGLEQIEKEDLPRLPVTRESLARAVAVKNLVRVGRRIVEASIARKESLGGFYRDDYPVRDA
- a CDS encoding extracellular solute-binding protein, whose translation is MRRFRVTGLLALTVLIVALVLGAPAGAVAQAKVEIHYWTYFDPAGKDANSVAQAEFIRKFHEKNPDIKVVMDFVPWQKLDELLHQSVAAGKGPDVVGVYNMRLLQHLEAGNLIPLDEYARELASEKGDFLAWEGTVWQGKKWAFFREILVEMLFVRRDLVTAAGAPFPPRTWKQVAQASAAITKEPMWGIMIPLSKKQLANRLMAFFTYYLWGEEGNLVDANGRAAFNSKAGVEAFEYLRDLVDKRRSMPKSVVSLSSEDATMAMANGTAGMMIQNLQRVPRVREGKGIGMNVVVVPVPSNNPSKPAPALVGGYVLGISKSSKHPREAWRFIKHAVSGEAQLVRAKLAQSMPTRRSVYDDPFFATEQADVIRAAREFTEKGVKPFMFPSGYQVMADALADAVQNVMLYNAPIKAELDRAAARYNAEVKK
- a CDS encoding sugar ABC transporter permease codes for the protein MPLALDESVRRAPILAATARQRRRQREIFPLSLLAPAVLLVSLVSVLPIVYAIDVSLYRTFYLKRVEFIGLANYLELLRDPAFLNNLVRSLLFVFGSLALAMPLATVLALVLNQDLRARTLFRTIIVLPWIMTQVVVALLWAWLYNMEYGPLNYIIRGLGFGAIEFLSDPGTSMLSLIVANVWRSFPFPMVLVLAALQGVPLEVYEAAWTDGASTIACFFRITLPLIASTLLITTIVLSLQYFNLVTLILVLTAGGPARATETLSLRTFNEGFGYFHVGLASAISVVIFLLNIVFSLLYMKVLRGDEGA